The following are encoded together in the Vigna unguiculata cultivar IT97K-499-35 chromosome 2, ASM411807v1, whole genome shotgun sequence genome:
- the LOC114174692 gene encoding uncharacterized protein LOC114174692 — translation MAMAGSHTPQSARILHFLCLWASAVLVFADEHSLSLTQNATLQLSSGLPVGNSPGSKPGATVVVERVYIHGLSRFKSLGKFAHSFKVKVLPLPTDSNVRLPNIEVCFHRNVSLVAGMCSHSQWEKVAKGAWTRSVSPFDHKILDIRTAGSTLENFEVSVEEEFFVYRIVLLVLGITLMSLAAFISNSLAFYYSSAMAIGIILVVLIILYQGMKLLPTGRKSSLAIFMYSTAVGFGTFLLRYIPGLVRSVLTELGIDEDMYNPLAIFLLTFVAIVGAWLGFWVVHKLVLTEDGSVDINTAQFVAWALRILAAIMILQSSMDPLMGTLALLCGSLLSLLKRMRRVRFLRHLRRRLFKSPKKNRRRSQVPDSSPFDGSHDEHMYNKMQNEEDSPLFHPRLKSPTLSPCKSSAKGFIRTPLKTQKEALYPSIIHDTPERKKYSAAEWDAFTKESTEKALEELVASPDFSKWLSTNADRISVTPNTKTDRGRRWLLWS, via the exons ATGGCAATGGCGGGCTCTCACACTCCGCAATCTGCTCGGATTCTTCACTTTCTCTGCCTCTGGGCTTCTGCAGTTCTGGTATTCGCCGATGAACATTCCTTGT CTCTTACTCAAAATGCCACACTGCAGCTATCAAGTGGCTTGCCTGTGGGAAATTCTCCTGGTTCTAAGCCTGGTGCTACTGTGGTTGTTGAAAGAGTTTATATACATGGATTATCAAGGTTTAAAAGCCTGGGGAAATTTGCACATTCCTTTAAAGTGAAGGTGTTGCCACTGCCTACAGACTCAAATGTTCGTCTGCCAAACATAGAGGTCTGTTTCCATAG GAATGTGTCTCTTGTAGCCGGGATGTGCTCCCATAGCCAGTGGGAGAAGGTTGCCAAGGGTGCTTGGACTCGATCAGTGTCTCCTTTTGACCACAAGATTTTAGACATAAGGACTGCTGGCTCCACACTGGAAAATTTTGAAGTTTCTGTCGAAGAAG AATTTTTTGTATATCGAATTGTGTTATTAGTATTGGGTATTACTCTGATGAGCCTTGCAGCATTTATAAGCAATTCATTAGCATTTTACTACAGCAGTGCAATGGCAATTGGAATAATTCTCGTTGTACTGATTATTCTTTATCAG GGAATGAAACTTCTTCCAACTGGTCGTAAGAGTTCCCTTGCCATATTTATGTATTCAACTGCT GTTGGTTTTGGTACTTTTCTCCTCCGTTACATTCCTGGCTTAGTTCGTTCAGTACTTACAGAGTTAGGAATTGATGAAGACATGTATAATCCT TTGGCAATATTTCTGCTGAcatttgttgcaattgttggAGCTTGGTTGGGGTTCTGGGTGGTACACAAGCTTGTCTTGACTGAAGATGGATCAGTGGACATAAACACTGCTCAATTTGTTGCCTGGGCTTTAAGGATTTTGGCTGCGATTATGATTCTTcag AGTTCTATGGATCCCCTGATGGGAACATTGGCTTTACTATGTGGATCACTCCTCTCCTTGTTGAAGAGGATGCGTAGAGTGAGATTCCTTCGTCATTTACGCAG GCGTTTGTTTAAATCACCCAAGAAAAACAGAAGGAGATCCCAGGTTCCTGACTCGTCACCTTTTGATGGTTCACACGATGAACATATGTACAACAAGATGCAAAATGAAGAAGACTCTCCACTTTTTCATCCACGACTGAAAAGCCCTACCTTGTCGCCTTGCAAATCTTCTGCTAAAG GTTTCATTAGGACGCCACTTAAAACACAGAAGGAGGCGTTATACCCGTCGATCATACACGACACGCcggagagaaaaaaatattcagcTGCAGAATGGGATGCGTTTACAAAGGAGTCAACTGAAAAAGCCTTGGAAGAACTTGTTGCATCCCCTGATTTCAGTAAATGGTTATCCACCAATGCAGATAGGATAAGTGTAACGCCCAACACGAAAACTGATCGTGGGCGTAGATGGCTGTTGTGGTCTTGA